In Miscanthus floridulus cultivar M001 chromosome 8, ASM1932011v1, whole genome shotgun sequence, the sequence CGGAGCTCGAGCCCGGGGCCCTTGGCCCAAGCGACGGCCAGTCTGTCTTCGGCCAATGGCGCTAGGCCCGAGGCGCTTTAGTTGTCACGTTTTTGAGGAGTTGGTTAGGGTACTGTTTGTAGGTGTTGGCGTGTGGAGACGTGGGTGAGGAAGCGTTTCCTCATGGATCGGTGGGTCATTCCTTGGTTTCCATACCCGCACCGCATCGTGGTGAGGGCTGGACGCCCTGGGCCTATAAATATGAGGGGTTGGAGGACTCATTTTTTACGCGGCTCAGTTGCTCTCATTTTGTTGTCGTGGCTGCGCTTTTGGGAGGGTTTCTTGAGGTTTGTGGGTTGCGTGCTTTGCGGAGGCTGCGTGCCTGGCGAAGGTTGTGTTGTTTACCCTCACATATTTATGTGAAAAAGGTGGCTACAGCTGTAGCCGAACAAGCCTGCTGGTGAATTTTGTTCATAAATAAAACTGAGTGGTCGAACAGGTCTAACTCTAGCTAAAATGGACAATCTATAGAAGATAGTgcaaattaaaattttaaaagaaCTAGAAGATAATAATATTTTAGTAAGTAAGATAATGTGCAAAATTTCAAgtctaaaataaaataaaaacaacaTAGAttcaaaaagaaaagataaaaaacgTTAGGTGTGATCGACCATCTGGCACTCAgtgaaaatgttctagttttgaAGGATGGTGAAAAATAATTGTAAACAAAATCCAGAACTTAAAAATAAGACTAAAAATCATGAATACTACATGAGTTTATGTTGTGACATCCATTGTTCAAAATTTCACGTAAAAATTTGATCCACGTATatgagattaaaaataaaaaaattcttgtGCAGCACCGATGGAACCTCAAAATCATACAAAACATCTCAGTTCTTAAAATGTTGCACTTGAAATTGTGGAAGGACGTGCAGTATAACattggccttgttcgcttgaacttatcagccgtaccgtttcagcgatataatagtgtttttctctcacaacaaatcagtattaTCATCAGCCGTTTTTCTGGACTGCCGGACAGGACCATTATATACCAACTCAGTTTTCAAAGAATTCTTTTGGGCTTTTGGGCCGCTTTGAACTTCACGAGGTCAACAACTTTCGCGGCTCAACCGCTCAAGACAACCTGACTCGAACTCGAACAGTCGCTCGCAGTCGTCGATTTCCGGTAAGCTGTGCCGCTGGCcgggccaccaccaccgcctccgcccgAACAGCAAGAGGAGGAGCACGATTCACCCTGCCGCGGTCGTCGATTTCCGGTAAGCCGCCAGCATTCCTTCCCCCGAACTCGACGCTCCTCGGTCCCTACTCCCTCGGCTCCCCTCGCTCTCGCCGCGGGTCGCGCGCGCAAGGTGTTCGATGCATTGCCTGTCTGCCTGCGATGCAAGCGCGCGCCGCCTACGCTGCTCGTGTTTCGCTGCCGGTTTATGAACGCAATGTGTGTCCGCGCTGACGGCTGCTGTTTTTTTCCGATTGTATTTGCAGGATCGGATCGACCGATGGCGGATACCACGGGAACGTCTGCCTGCCCACGTCGACCGCGTCCGGTTCGCCGCCGTGTGCCCCCAGTGGCGCGCGGCCACGCGGCACGGGCCCCTGCCCCCACCGCTGCCTCTACTCCTGCTCTCGGACAGTACGGTGTACAGCCTGCCCGGAAGCGAGCCGTCCACTTCCATAGCTCCACGGGGTACAACGACGCTTGTGGCGACTGGTTGGTGTTTTCAAGTGAAGAGGGCCGTTTCCTGAGGGATCCTTTCTCCAATGCCACCGTGACACTTCCACCTCTGTCCCGTATCTGAACCCGGCTTGTGGGCACGGACGGTGGACCAGTTTGGAGTCAAGCCCCCTCTACTGCCCCCGCAATCATGAAGTGCCCTCCTTCTACTCGCTGTGGAAGAGATGGAGGAGTTCTGAAGGATGAAGATGGCCTGAGCCCTGGACCCTCTTTGACTCTAGAAGAACGGCCCCTGCATGTGGATGTGGGTGATGAGTCTGTTGATGAGGCAACCCTAGCATGGATGGAAATGGCTGAAACGTTGAAGTTGGAGATGGAGCCAAAGAATTGCAAACTGTGGCTCTGTTCATCCAATCTCATTGTAGCAACAATCTATTTCACGGGAGGCCAACGGATTGCAGTGTGCCAGGCAGGGGCTACCTCGTGGTGGTCTGTATGGGCGAAAAATCTCTGTGTCAGCTTTGATGACATGGTATTCCATCAGGGCAAGCTATATGCCATTGACTTCATGGTTACACTTTTCGCCATCCATTTCAGCGTGGACCAGAGCAGCGGTGATCCATGGATTTCTCAAATACGAAATGTCATCGAATGTCCATGTTTGGACATAGGTTATTTCCTAAGAGGTGGTCACATGATGGCCTATCTAGTTGAATCACGTGGTGTGTTGCTGGTGGTGATGAGAAAGTTGTGCGACCCATTCGACGACCTGGATGGTCCCGATGCAGCTGGACATAATGAGTTCGAGGTGTTTGAAGCTGTCCTCAGTCAGTCACAGTGGCTTAAGGCGACGACAATTGGGAACAACGAGATTTTGTTTCTAAGTCGACGATGCAGCAGGTCTGTTTGTGTTCCTCATAACGCGTTGCCAAGGGACTGCATCTTCTTACTGGAGAAGGGCTGGGGTCGCAGTTTGTGTACTGGCTCAAGTTCTTGCAGGGTGTATAGCATGACGGACGGCAAGGTGTCCAACCCCCTGCCAACTGTGTCATGGGAGCCTGGCATGGTGTTTGCGACTTGGCTCTTCCCTCAGAGCTGAAGTGAAGCTGTTGCTGAGCTAGGTGCTAAATTCGTCGAACGACCTTATCTTATCCTCGTACTATGTCTAATGGTCTCTGATGATAACTGAAGCTAAGTGTATCAGTACTTGTCTGGTCGAAGTATGGTGTGACTATGTGCTGATTGTGCCATTATCAGTCTATAAACATCTGATGGATCTTTTGGCATTGCTACCTGCTGTTGTGGACCTATTCTGTGAGCTTGGCACCGAAATGGTGTCTCTAGTTGGGGAGGTAGCAAGCTTTTAAATTTGATCGATCTTAACCATCGTTATGTTGAATCTTCTGTGCGTGTTATGAGTTATGACATGAGAGGTTTATAGTGCTGTTTTAGCCTTTTGGGGTCGAACACCCATGATCCATGTGGAGATCAATAAGGTTTACTTTTAGGGCTGGATATCGAGCTAGCTCGGTCAAGCTTAAGCTGGCTCGTTAGGCTACCGAGCCAGCTCGGCTCAGCTCGTTAATATTACGAGCTAGAGGCGTAGCTCAGTTCGGCTTGTTAgcgagctcgagctggctcgtttgaGCTACTAAAAAAAAGAACACACATGTTTATAAtgctggtgcaagcggtagagtcttaccgcctgtgaccggaaggtctcgggttcgagtcgcggtcttctcgcattgcacatgcgagggtaaggcttgccactaacacccttccccagaccccgcacaaagcgggagctctctgcactgggtacgccctttttttaatTCCAGAAGGTTACGTCCACTattatgcaaccatacatgattaatacacATCAGGTTCATTaaaagtatcaaccatgcaatatagttggtccatccatgatccatgcaGTTTCAGCATACTTACTAGTTGCTTGCCACCACAGACTTCAGAAAGTCCACAAATTCAATATTAGCATCATCATGTTCTCTCTGGAAAATAatccataaatcaacatttaagtaccacgacaattataaaatcaaaatctatatgaaacagctgaaaataaggattacatacTAATAAGATAGGTTGACATTTCTAAGTCAGCATCATCATATTTTGGATTCATGGTCGTGGATTGATAGGCCTCAGCTCGTTTCAGCTCGTGagcagctcgcgagctggctcgttcAAACAGCGAGCTAGACTTCCAGCTCAGCTCGtaaaaaagttaaaacgagccgagccgagccgaccACGAGTCGAGTGAGTTGGCAAGCCGCGAGTATTTTGTCTAGCCATATTTACTTTCAAGGTGGACGATAATTAACATGTGGTGCTGCGTCGCTAACGTATTTGCTTGGCTTTGTAAAAATTGTGTAACTTGTGGGATGTCCTCGAATTATCTCTTTTGCTATCTGTACAGGGGGAAGAGGGACGAGCGTGGCCATTcagcctgggcgttcggttttAACCGACGGTTCGGTTCGGTTTTTTCGTTTTTCCAAAATTTCGGTTTCCAGAAATGACCCCCGATCGGTTTGCTAAAATTCCAAAAAACCGACCAATTTCGGTTCGGTTTTTCAGTTAAAACCGAATAAACCGATGCAAGAAAACATCAGACAGGATTTAGAACTGACAGCATAGCACAGTATATTATTTGAAGACTCAAGACTGTTACAAACTTAACAATTCAATGCTCAAATCAAATATTACAAATTTGCCGTTCATTCTTGATAATAAACCACAGTACTCCATCAGTTTTGATAAACACCAGGAAAAAAACAGGGTTCGGTTCGGTTTCTCGGTACTTCGGTTCGGTATTGCATAGAAACCAAAGCCGAACACCGAACTTCACATAACTgtaaaccgaaaccgaaccgaaaaatCGAACTACCGActattcggttcggtttcggttcggttcggttcggttcgtTGTTCGGTTTTAAGTGAAAAAGTGCCCAGGCTGAGTGGCCATAGGGTTAGCCATATTAGCATGCTATAAATGATTTTTTTAGATTTCTTTTAGCTGTAGAGAAGAGGCCGAGACAGAGAATGAGAGAGAAATTTGTTGATTTAGTCcggcgtatatatatatatatatatatatatatatatatatatatatatatatatatatatatatatatggcaccTAAAATTTTGGGCTGAGCTGCTAGCTTGGATCAGTGGGGTCTCTGCATTTTGCCAGTTCTTGTCTTACATGTGGTGGACAAGGATTTCACTTCGCAGTTTCTATTTCTATGCGGTAAGACGTGTGCTAATAATGTATTAGTACAACTAATCTAGAATAAGTATACGTGGGGAATGGAAGGTGCAATAGTGCAAGGTGGATGACGGATCGCCTCCTCCTCCGGTGACCACGTCGACGCGTGCATCTCTTTGGCAAGCTGCCTCGTGTCCCCGCGCTCCACACATAGCTACGCGTGTATCCACACGTGCTAGCGAACGTGGCAACACGTCGCGGCTTTGTATGTCGGGCTCCCCGCTCTCAGACGCGTGTCCACATCCACAAAACCTATAAAGCGGCGGCAAAATCCGAACGTTCTCTCTCGGCTACACCGCACACGGCACATCATTCTTCCCTGCGATTACTAGTCAAACGATCACGACACTAGCTACGACACTTGCCGTGAGCGCGCGAGAGAGATCTCAAGCGCAAACAGCCATGCAGGCCGGGAAGACAGCAATGGAGGCGACCAAGGAGGCCGCGGCCAACCTCGGGGCCTCGGCGAACGCCGGCATGCAGAAGACCCGCGCCGCCGTGCAAGGCCaggtggagaaggccacggcgcaCAACGCGTCGGACAGGGCCGCGGCGGAGGCGAACCAGCGGGAGCGCGTGCGCGCCGCGGAGCTGGAGAAGCAGGACGCCATGCGCGCCAACGAGGCCGCCAAGGAGCGCGCCACCGGCGCGGCCACGTACCAGCACCCGTCGCAGGGCGCGCCCGGGATCGTCGACGCCTCCCGGCAGGGTTACGGCGGGGGAGCTGCCCCCGAGGGCGGGCACGTGGAGGCCGGAGTTGGGGAGACCCGCCCCATCGCTAGGGCCACCGGCACGGCGCGGCCCAGCGCCGCCCACAACCCGCACGTCGGGAGCGACGTCCCGCAGCCGCGTGGCACCGGCGGGCAGTACCAGTGATGAGCTGCTGCGACGCGTAACAGTATGATGTATATCAGAAGAAGCTTTGTACACGAATGGACGCTGTGTGATAGTGTATGCCAAATAATGTATCTCTGGTATTAGAGAGTATTTTCTAATACGTACATGTACTCTCTACCTTCAATATACCtctaatatttttatttatatatgtaataataaaaaaAGTTCTGTCTTTTTTAGCGTAGCTCATATCTGTCCACCTGGCTTTAAATCTCTGACTTACGCTCGGCTATTTAGGTTCCTTTGTGGTAGAATCTGTTCACGGACTTCACGGGTACTCGCATTTGCCTGAATTAACGGGTCTCGCAAAGAAAATTTTGATTGGAATAAAACATGATCCCCGACTTCATGCTTTTTCTCTTGTTAGGCACTTTGCTCAATCTCTAACGTAACGTATTCTCTAACGTGTAATATCGAGTTTGATTGGGATAATGATCTCCATTTTCCGTAACCTGTATGTAATCAGGACTTCATGTTTTTTCTCGTGCCAGGCATTTGCTTAATCTCTTACGTGTAATCAGCATATTCGTTTCGGCTTATTTgttcgtatctggcttataatccatggcttgaacaatatttttctctcacacaaaatcAGTCagtaatactttcagccatggccttataagccaattcagccaaaacgaacaggctgaatatcaaGTTCGATTGGACAAAATTATTCCCATCACTATAACCTGTCTGCAATTTGTTTGTGATGTAATGAAAGTTTAaatcctcaaaaaaaaaagagaatgaaaaactcaaaaaaATTGAAGGTGCAAacggcctgttcgggaggccgtatcgtattgtggattatttactgctgactgatttggtgtgaaagaaaaacactgttcccagctgaaaatttacgatcgtttacgagcgagcgaacaggctgaaaataTCGAGTCAGGATCCAAAAAAGCAGAAATCTATTTTTTGAAAAAGATTCGAAAAAAGAAAGTAAGTAGAATTAGATtcaagataaaagaaaaaaaggttTTAGTAATTAGTAAAAAAATGTGGATAAATACTTGCTCTTTTCTCGATTTTAGATCAGATTTTTTGACGGCATGGCCAAGTGGTAAGGCAGGGGACTGCAAATCCTTTACCCCCAGTTCAAATCTGGGTGCCGCTCTCACTATCTCCTCTGCCTTTACCGCACTGTTCCGGGTCTATTTATGACTTCGTAGGCCAGGCCTcgttcaagttttttcactctattcatcatgtcaaatttttatacacatacatggagtattaaatgtagataaaaaaataattaattacacagtttaattaTAAATTACGAAACGATtttttttgagcctagttaaaccatgattggataataattatcaaatacaaagaaCGAAAATTTCTAGGAATCGAACTTGCGCCGGCTGCAGGTCCACCGGCTGTGCTAGCCACCCGAGTGCTACTCGGTTCTCTCCTCTCCCTTCTTATGTCCATCACTCTCACCCTTCCTTCTTGAAACGAAGTTTGAAGCTGAAAACCCATGTTCGTTTCCTCGATCTTCGTATGCTAAGAACGAAAATTTGGACTATAATAAAACCACTGTGTCATGATCTGCAGCtggttcgtttcgtcgtaaacgatcgtggattatttactgctggctggtttagtgtgatagaaaaatattgttctagcttataatccacgatcgtatacgagcaaacgaacatgcTGCTAGTCGTCCTATGTCGTGATGAACTCATAGGTAGATGCAATAACTGCTTATTTAAATTCAGTTAATATCttgttattttttatattttaaaataatcTCTGTTCTGATCGTTCGAATAATTTATTGTGTCGTGACGATCACCGGCGGA encodes:
- the LOC136471813 gene encoding 11 kDa late embryogenesis abundant protein-like — its product is MQAGKTAMEATKEAAANLGASANAGMQKTRAAVQGQVEKATAHNASDRAAAEANQRERVRAAELEKQDAMRANEAAKERATGAATYQHPSQGAPGIVDASRQGYGGGAAPEGGHVEAGVGETRPIARATGTARPSAAHNPHVGSDVPQPRGTGGQYQ